The following are encoded in a window of Flavobacteriales bacterium genomic DNA:
- a CDS encoding T9SS type A sorting domain-containing protein, with amino-acid sequence MNAYSPPNRAFARWHGGLFALALVLHSAWAHGQVVGNYFFSQTNETYTTLFGGATPAAAFATAWDDGTVLFNLPFNFTYNNVVYTQVRLSTNGFLTFGGGTTANGVGAAYVSFSDANGVYLSGTALGNGVAFMNMDLAEATFATFTATRTAGSATLTGVSSFANVQVGTRLSGTGIQNGTIINAFDAGAGTITMSTTATASGTTALTPRSAITGYIVGTAPFRSLVFQFHRARRFGVVADDINVQVWLNEDGAVPGNQSIFVRFGPNTAGVSNLAGIGIRTTTADFVSRTTSTNWSATTAAVVNTDRCTYAPGVVPASGLQYRFGPATCAFVAGSYAFVNAGCDTYEVTIDVTGTGDSPGAVVDIEIDGITQVAGAGIGSYGPFGPFTNGSTHLLALVHLGNPACSASANANSTVSCNDNDPTTNDYCLGNVCFNDPIPCDDGDPQTINDVLVLVPGGTTENFDAVTAPALPAGWLNQNLTGTVHPWTTSTTFPFSNPNSAYYEQLTSTTSDNVLVTPPINIVSTTAQLSFQNSHWITDIFLGTYYDGAVLEISINAGAWTDIIAAGGAWVTGGYSHVLAAGTSNPLQGRAAWAGISAGGTGNYFTTTVDLPAAAAGQSIQLRWRYGTDNLDGAGSDWLVDNVQITDFLIDCAGVPNPCTEDLFFVHNNTTNYQDLVWTIHDQTDDSVVETGGINPGEGSVPLCLPDGCYYLRVTNSGGNVISGGYRLVLKDAVGAYGNARIIDDTDNLVLGPGGDSGISGNEGFCIPLGTDEPIYTSCDRYWWSSGDYLVGKENLTVSAEFGGPNASSSGYEFWFYDPNGGLSFRKTRVHTVSDGFAPNNAVRACHIKLNNWAAASHLQNGVLYNVRSRGVVAGNPLSEFGPACRVTLDPVLAACPPTGLNDIPGNPNFSCGVNKKFGGPNQVANRLFARPVAGANLYEWEFTNDPNEPAYYVTRQTTGVQRHLNWPASQGDPMLVGNTYRVRVRASKDGGANWCDWGWTCEVTIIPSAAPGNENMALEGDAASNLALWPNPNNGQQVWITLDELAAEVGTVAVDLYDLSGKRVMAREIATQGGHLYTNIDLGGLAAGTYLVTITAGDEQHVRRLVVQP; translated from the coding sequence ATGAACGCGTATTCTCCTCCCAACAGAGCATTCGCCCGCTGGCATGGTGGTCTGTTCGCATTGGCCTTGGTGCTCCACAGCGCCTGGGCCCATGGCCAAGTGGTGGGCAACTACTTCTTCAGCCAGACAAACGAAACCTACACCACCCTGTTCGGGGGGGCAACGCCCGCGGCGGCCTTTGCAACTGCTTGGGATGATGGGACGGTACTTTTCAACCTTCCCTTCAATTTCACCTACAACAACGTTGTATACACACAGGTCCGCCTTTCTACCAATGGCTTCCTCACCTTCGGCGGTGGTACGACCGCGAATGGCGTCGGAGCGGCCTATGTATCCTTTAGCGATGCCAACGGAGTCTACCTCTCCGGCACCGCTTTGGGCAATGGCGTGGCCTTCATGAACATGGACCTGGCGGAGGCCACATTCGCCACCTTCACTGCGACAAGGACCGCGGGGTCCGCTACGCTGACCGGTGTGAGCAGCTTCGCCAACGTACAAGTGGGCACCCGGCTGTCCGGGACCGGTATCCAAAATGGGACGATCATCAACGCATTCGACGCTGGTGCAGGCACGATCACAATGAGTACCACCGCAACAGCGAGTGGTACGACCGCCCTGACACCAAGAAGCGCCATCACAGGCTACATCGTGGGCACCGCACCATTTCGGAGCCTGGTGTTCCAGTTCCATCGTGCCCGTCGTTTCGGCGTTGTTGCGGATGACATCAACGTCCAGGTCTGGTTGAACGAGGATGGCGCCGTGCCGGGTAACCAGTCGATCTTCGTGCGTTTCGGACCCAATACGGCCGGCGTATCCAACCTCGCGGGCATCGGCATCCGCACCACCACGGCGGACTTCGTCAGCCGCACCACCTCCACGAACTGGAGCGCCACCACGGCGGCTGTGGTCAATACCGACCGATGCACATACGCGCCTGGAGTGGTGCCCGCATCCGGTCTCCAATACCGGTTCGGACCTGCCACCTGCGCATTCGTTGCCGGGTCCTATGCGTTCGTGAACGCGGGTTGCGACACCTACGAAGTGACCATTGATGTGACCGGAACGGGCGATTCGCCGGGAGCCGTCGTGGACATCGAGATCGATGGCATCACCCAGGTGGCAGGCGCTGGGATCGGGTCCTATGGACCATTTGGCCCCTTCACCAATGGCAGTACCCATCTGCTCGCACTGGTACACTTGGGCAACCCCGCTTGCAGTGCGAGCGCCAATGCCAACAGCACCGTCAGTTGCAATGACAATGATCCCACCACCAACGACTACTGCTTGGGCAACGTGTGCTTCAACGACCCGATCCCCTGCGATGACGGTGATCCACAGACCATCAATGACGTGCTGGTGCTGGTGCCAGGGGGCACCACCGAGAATTTTGATGCGGTCACGGCACCCGCGCTACCTGCGGGTTGGTTGAATCAGAACCTCACAGGGACCGTTCATCCTTGGACCACCTCCACCACGTTCCCATTCTCCAACCCGAATAGTGCATATTACGAACAGTTGACAAGCACAACTTCGGACAACGTCCTGGTGACCCCACCGATCAATATTGTTTCGACAACCGCGCAGCTGAGCTTCCAGAATTCACACTGGATCACCGACATATTCCTGGGCACCTATTATGATGGTGCAGTGCTTGAGATAAGCATCAATGCCGGGGCATGGACGGATATCATTGCGGCAGGAGGTGCCTGGGTCACTGGGGGATACAGCCATGTGTTGGCGGCAGGTACATCCAACCCCTTGCAGGGGCGTGCCGCATGGGCAGGAATTTCCGCCGGAGGAACTGGGAACTACTTCACCACCACGGTGGATCTTCCTGCCGCAGCAGCGGGCCAATCGATCCAACTGCGCTGGCGTTATGGAACAGACAACCTCGATGGCGCCGGTAGCGACTGGCTGGTGGACAATGTCCAGATCACCGATTTCCTGATCGATTGCGCTGGCGTCCCCAACCCCTGCACCGAAGACCTCTTCTTCGTGCACAACAACACCACCAACTACCAGGATCTGGTGTGGACCATCCACGACCAGACGGACGACTCCGTGGTGGAGACCGGCGGCATCAACCCAGGCGAGGGCAGCGTGCCCCTGTGCCTGCCCGATGGCTGCTACTACCTGCGCGTGACCAACAGCGGTGGCAACGTGATCAGCGGTGGCTACCGCCTGGTGCTGAAGGATGCCGTGGGCGCCTACGGCAATGCCCGCATCATCGACGATACGGACAACCTGGTGCTGGGCCCCGGTGGCGACAGCGGCATCAGCGGCAACGAGGGCTTCTGCATTCCGCTGGGCACCGATGAGCCCATCTACACCAGCTGCGACCGCTACTGGTGGAGCAGCGGCGACTACCTGGTGGGCAAGGAGAACCTGACGGTTAGCGCCGAGTTCGGCGGTCCCAACGCCAGCAGCAGCGGCTACGAGTTCTGGTTCTACGATCCGAATGGTGGCCTCAGCTTCCGCAAGACGCGTGTACACACCGTGAGCGATGGTTTCGCCCCCAACAACGCGGTGCGCGCCTGCCACATCAAGCTCAACAACTGGGCGGCCGCCAGCCACCTGCAGAACGGGGTGCTCTACAACGTGCGCTCGCGCGGCGTGGTGGCCGGCAACCCGCTCAGCGAGTTCGGCCCCGCCTGCCGCGTGACGCTCGATCCGGTGCTGGCCGCCTGCCCGCCCACGGGTCTGAACGACATCCCCGGCAACCCCAACTTCAGCTGCGGCGTGAACAAGAAATTCGGTGGGCCCAACCAGGTGGCCAACCGCCTCTTCGCCCGCCCGGTGGCCGGTGCCAACCTGTACGAGTGGGAGTTCACCAATGACCCCAACGAACCGGCCTACTACGTGACTCGCCAGACCACCGGCGTGCAGCGCCACCTGAACTGGCCTGCCAGCCAAGGTGATCCCATGCTCGTAGGCAATACCTACCGTGTGCGCGTGCGGGCCAGCAAGGACGGTGGTGCCAATTGGTGCGACTGGGGCTGGACCTGCGAGGTGACCATCATACCCAGCGCAGCGCCGGGCAATGAGAACATGGCCCTGGAAGGCGATGCCGCCAGCAACCTGGCCCTCTGGCCCAACCCCAACAACGGCCAGCAAGTGTGGATCACCCTGGATGAGCTGGCCGCTGAGGTGGGCACCGTGGCCGTGGACCTCTACGACCTGAGCGGCAAGCGCGTGATGGCACGCGAGATCGCCACCCAGGGCGGACACCTCTACACCAACATCGACCTCGGTGGCCTGGCCGCCGGCACCTACCTGGTGACCATCACCGCCGGTGACGAGCAGCACGTGCGCCGCCTGGTGGTGCAGCCGTAG
- a CDS encoding Txe/YoeB family addiction module toxin, translated as MRRLVFEQGAYDDFCDWGIYDRQRFLKIHDLLKAILREPFRGVGKPEALKGRLRGCWSRRIDDTHRLVYRITAEGDVEILSCKGHYGDK; from the coding sequence ATGAGACGACTGGTCTTCGAACAGGGAGCCTACGACGACTTCTGTGACTGGGGCATCTACGACCGTCAGCGCTTCCTGAAGATCCACGACCTGTTGAAGGCCATCCTGCGCGAGCCCTTCCGAGGTGTGGGCAAACCCGAAGCACTCAAAGGTCGCTTGCGCGGTTGCTGGTCGCGGCGGATCGATGATACCCACAGGCTGGTGTATCGCATCACAGCGGAAGGTGATGTGGAGATCCTGAGCTGCAAGGGCCACTACGGTGATAAGTGA
- the nhaC gene encoding Na+/H+ antiporter NhaC — MSAATPRPASLWLALLPLLLLVALLVANVAVFGDGGLGGPNQLALLFAAAVALGVGVFQGHRFKGLLEHVVRGISLALGAVLILLLIGALAGTWLIAGIIPAMIHHGMLLLSPAWFLVAACLVCAVVSLATGSSWSTAATVGIALLGIGKALGFHEGLVAGAVISGAYFGDKLSPLSDTTNLAPAVAGTDLFTHILYLLWTTVPSMGIALLLFGGIGLFGDTAHEVPDTASFHAAILEKFNVGWWLYLVPVAMVVMIARRVPVLPALFAGTLLGALFAVLFQPQLIQELGSDGGPLRRAYEVAITAMGPGLAVETGHAAVDELLVAKGMAGMLNTVWLIICALAFGGAMEGAGLLQRITGAVMGLVRGDGSLIATTTASCVFVNVTASDQYLSIVVPGRMFAPVFAQRGLAPQVLSRTLEDGGTVTSPLVPWNTCGAYMGGVLGVATLTYLPFCFFNLASPLMTMLFGAMGWRIARIGQNRSGSGMP; from the coding sequence ATGTCCGCCGCCACGCCCCGCCCCGCCAGCCTGTGGCTCGCCCTGCTACCACTGCTGTTGCTGGTGGCGCTGCTGGTGGCCAACGTGGCCGTCTTCGGCGACGGCGGCCTGGGCGGCCCCAACCAACTGGCGCTGCTGTTCGCCGCGGCGGTGGCGCTGGGCGTGGGCGTGTTCCAGGGCCACCGCTTCAAGGGCCTCCTGGAGCATGTGGTGCGCGGTATCTCGTTGGCGCTGGGCGCGGTGCTCATCCTGCTGCTCATCGGCGCGTTGGCGGGCACCTGGCTCATCGCAGGCATCATCCCGGCCATGATCCACCACGGCATGCTGCTGCTCTCGCCGGCCTGGTTCCTGGTGGCGGCCTGCCTGGTGTGCGCCGTGGTGTCGCTGGCCACGGGCAGCTCGTGGAGCACGGCGGCCACCGTGGGCATCGCGCTGCTGGGCATCGGCAAGGCGCTGGGGTTCCACGAAGGGCTGGTGGCCGGCGCGGTGATCAGCGGTGCCTACTTCGGCGACAAGCTGAGCCCGCTGAGCGATACCACCAACCTGGCGCCCGCTGTGGCCGGCACGGACCTCTTCACGCACATCCTCTACCTGCTGTGGACCACCGTGCCCAGCATGGGCATCGCCCTGCTGCTCTTCGGCGGCATCGGTCTGTTCGGCGATACGGCGCACGAGGTGCCCGATACGGCATCCTTCCACGCGGCCATCCTGGAAAAATTCAACGTTGGCTGGTGGCTCTACCTGGTGCCTGTGGCCATGGTGGTGATGATCGCGCGGCGCGTGCCCGTGCTGCCCGCGCTCTTCGCCGGCACGTTGCTGGGCGCGCTCTTCGCCGTGCTCTTCCAGCCGCAGCTGATCCAGGAACTCGGCAGCGATGGCGGACCGCTGCGCCGGGCGTATGAAGTGGCGATCACCGCGATGGGACCCGGCCTGGCGGTGGAGACCGGCCACGCGGCGGTGGATGAGCTGCTGGTGGCGAAGGGCATGGCGGGCATGCTCAACACGGTGTGGCTCATCATCTGCGCGCTGGCCTTCGGCGGCGCCATGGAAGGGGCGGGCCTGCTGCAACGCATCACCGGCGCGGTGATGGGCCTGGTGCGCGGCGACGGATCGTTGATCGCCACCACCACGGCGAGCTGCGTGTTCGTGAACGTCACCGCCAGCGACCAGTACCTGAGCATCGTGGTGCCGGGCCGCATGTTCGCGCCGGTCTTCGCCCAGCGCGGGCTGGCGCCCCAGGTGCTGAGCCGCACCCTGGAGGACGGCGGCACGGTGACCTCCCCGCTGGTGCCATGGAACACCTGCGGCGCCTACATGGGCGGCGTGCTCGGCGTGGCCACGCTCACCTATCTGCCCTTCTGCTTCTTCAACCTCGCCAGCCCGCTGATGACGATGCTCTTCGGCGCCATGGGCTGGCGCATCGCGCGCATCGGGCAGAACCGTTCAGGATCGGGAATGCCTTGA
- the dnaK gene encoding molecular chaperone DnaK, with protein sequence MSKIIGIDLGTTNSCVAVMEGNEPVVIANSEGKRTTPSVVAFVDGGERKVGDPAKRQAITNPVNTIFSIKRFMGNSYDECSKEIGRVPYKVEKGPNNTPRVAIGDRHYTPQEISAMVLQKMKKTAEDYLGTTVSEAVITVPAYFNDAQRQATKEAGEIAGLKVRRIINEPTAAALAYGLDKRGQDQKIVVFDCGGGTHDVSVLELGDGVFEVKATDGDTHLGGDDFDQVIIDWLAEEFKNDEGIDLRKDPMALQRLKDAAEKAKIELSSTTSSEINLPYIMPVDGIPKHLVRSLTRAKFEQLADSLIKRTIAPCESALKNAGLKTTDIDEVILVGGSTRIPAIQEAVKKFFGKEPSKGVNPDEVVAVGAAIQGGVLTGDVKDVLLLDVTPLSLGIETMGGVMTKLIEANTTIPTKKSETFSTASDNQPSVEIHVLQGERPMASGNRTIGRFHLDGLPPAPRGIPQIEVTFDIDANGILHVGAKDKATGKEQSIRIEASSGLSKEEIEKMRKEAEANADADKQARERVDKLNAADSLIFQTEKSLKEYGEKIPEEKRKPIEDAVARLKDAHKAQDVEACEKLMAELNTAFQAASQEMYNAAQQAQAANGGAQQNANTTADAEVTDVDFEEVKDDK encoded by the coding sequence ATGAGCAAGATCATCGGCATCGACCTGGGCACCACCAACAGCTGCGTGGCGGTGATGGAAGGCAATGAACCCGTGGTGATCGCCAACAGCGAAGGCAAACGCACCACCCCCAGCGTGGTGGCTTTCGTGGACGGCGGTGAACGCAAGGTGGGCGACCCCGCCAAGCGCCAGGCCATCACCAACCCGGTCAACACCATCTTCTCCATCAAGCGCTTCATGGGCAACTCCTACGACGAGTGCTCCAAGGAGATCGGCCGTGTGCCCTACAAGGTGGAGAAGGGCCCCAACAACACGCCCCGTGTGGCCATCGGCGACCGCCACTACACCCCGCAGGAGATCAGCGCCATGGTCCTGCAGAAAATGAAGAAGACCGCCGAGGACTACCTCGGCACCACCGTGAGCGAGGCCGTGATCACCGTGCCCGCCTACTTCAACGACGCCCAGCGCCAGGCCACCAAGGAGGCCGGTGAGATCGCCGGCCTGAAAGTGCGCCGCATCATCAACGAACCCACCGCCGCCGCCCTCGCCTACGGCCTGGACAAGCGCGGCCAGGACCAGAAGATCGTGGTGTTCGACTGCGGTGGTGGCACGCACGACGTGAGCGTGCTGGAACTCGGCGACGGCGTCTTCGAGGTGAAGGCCACCGATGGTGACACCCACCTGGGCGGCGACGACTTCGACCAGGTGATCATCGACTGGCTGGCCGAGGAGTTCAAGAACGACGAAGGCATCGACCTGCGCAAGGACCCCATGGCCCTGCAGCGCCTGAAGGACGCCGCCGAGAAGGCCAAGATCGAGCTGAGCAGCACCACCAGCTCGGAGATCAACCTGCCCTACATCATGCCGGTGGACGGCATTCCCAAGCACCTGGTGCGCAGCCTCACCCGCGCCAAATTCGAGCAGCTCGCCGACAGCCTCATCAAGCGCACCATCGCCCCCTGCGAAAGCGCCCTGAAGAACGCCGGCCTGAAGACCACGGACATCGACGAGGTGATCCTGGTGGGCGGCAGCACCCGCATCCCGGCCATCCAGGAGGCGGTGAAGAAATTCTTCGGCAAGGAGCCCAGCAAGGGCGTGAACCCCGATGAGGTGGTGGCCGTGGGCGCCGCCATCCAGGGTGGTGTGCTCACCGGCGACGTGAAGGACGTGCTGCTGCTGGACGTGACCCCGCTGAGCCTCGGCATCGAGACCATGGGCGGGGTGATGACCAAGCTCATCGAGGCCAACACCACCATCCCCACCAAGAAGAGCGAGACCTTCAGCACGGCCAGCGACAACCAGCCCAGCGTGGAGATCCACGTGCTGCAAGGCGAGCGCCCCATGGCCAGCGGCAACCGCACCATCGGACGCTTCCACCTGGACGGCCTGCCGCCCGCGCCGCGCGGCATCCCGCAGATCGAGGTCACCTTCGACATCGACGCCAACGGCATCCTGCACGTGGGCGCCAAGGACAAGGCCACCGGCAAGGAGCAGAGCATCCGCATCGAGGCCAGCAGCGGCCTGAGCAAGGAGGAGATCGAGAAGATGCGCAAGGAGGCCGAGGCCAACGCCGACGCCGACAAGCAGGCCCGCGAACGCGTGGACAAGCTCAACGCCGCCGACAGCCTCATCTTCCAGACCGAGAAGAGCCTGAAGGAATACGGCGAGAAGATCCCCGAGGAGAAGCGCAAGCCCATCGAGGATGCCGTGGCCCGCTTGAAGGATGCCCACAAGGCCCAGGACGTGGAAGCCTGCGAGAAGCTGATGGCCGAGTTGAATACCGCCTTCCAGGCCGCGAGCCAGGAGATGTACAACGCCGCCCAGCAGGCCCAGGCCGCCAACGGTGGCGCACAGCAGAACGCCAACACCACCGCCGACGCGGAAGTGACCGACGTCGATTTCGAAGAGGTGAAGGACGACAAGTAG
- the panB gene encoding 3-methyl-2-oxobutanoate hydroxymethyltransferase yields MSTSLKDVKRVTTHTLQEMKAGGLPIAMLTAYDYSLARLVDGAGVDVILVGDSASNVMAGHETTLPITLDQMIYHAGAVVRGCQRALIVVDLPFGTYQGNTKGALNSAIRIMKESGAHAVKLEGGREVIGSIERILTAGIPVMGHLGLTPQSIYKFGTYVVRAKEEAEAQRLREDARLLEEAGCFAIVLEKIPAKLAAEVAASVSIPVIGIGAGNGVDGQVLVLHDMLGINQEFNPRFLRRYADLHGIISGAVSGYIRDVRSRDFPNADEQY; encoded by the coding sequence ATGAGCACCAGCCTGAAGGACGTGAAGCGCGTCACCACCCACACCCTGCAGGAGATGAAGGCCGGTGGACTGCCCATCGCCATGCTCACGGCCTACGATTATTCGCTGGCGCGGCTGGTGGATGGCGCGGGCGTGGACGTGATCCTTGTGGGCGACAGCGCCAGCAACGTGATGGCCGGCCACGAGACCACCCTGCCCATCACGCTGGACCAGATGATCTACCACGCCGGTGCCGTGGTGCGCGGCTGCCAGCGGGCGCTCATCGTGGTGGACCTGCCCTTCGGCACCTACCAGGGCAATACCAAGGGCGCGCTCAATTCGGCCATACGCATCATGAAGGAGAGCGGAGCCCACGCCGTGAAGCTCGAGGGCGGGCGCGAGGTCATCGGTTCCATCGAGCGCATCCTCACGGCGGGGATCCCGGTGATGGGCCACCTGGGCCTCACGCCACAGAGCATCTACAAGTTCGGCACCTACGTGGTGCGCGCCAAGGAGGAGGCCGAGGCCCAGCGCCTGCGCGAGGATGCCAGGCTGCTGGAAGAGGCCGGTTGCTTCGCCATCGTGCTGGAAAAGATCCCCGCCAAGCTCGCGGCCGAAGTGGCCGCCAGCGTCTCCATCCCGGTCATCGGCATCGGCGCGGGCAACGGCGTGGACGGGCAGGTGCTGGTGCTGCACGACATGCTGGGCATCAACCAGGAGTTCAATCCGCGCTTTCTGCGCCGCTACGCGGATCTGCACGGCATCATCTCCGGTGCCGTCTCCGGATACATCCGCGACGTGCGTTCACGCGATTTCCCCAATGCCGATGAGCAGTACTGA
- a CDS encoding RluA family pseudouridine synthase: MSSTEGPPLRILHQDDHLLAVDKPCGMPVQDDPSGDASLTTLVAQLTSGLAPAHRLDRPVSGVVLFARTPEMSAKLSALFRARAIGKIYWAVVEGKVEGEHRLEHALQRDGRARKSRLETGTPAGARSMLHLRTLSAGDRYSLLEVSPGGGAFHQIRAQLAAWGHPIKGDVKYGARRGERGRDAAARSIALHARSVTFDHPATGESMTVTAPAPEGRIWQVLLELAGIAGH, translated from the coding sequence ATGAGCAGTACTGAGGGCCCGCCCCTGCGGATCCTCCACCAGGACGACCACCTGCTGGCGGTGGACAAGCCCTGCGGCATGCCCGTGCAGGACGATCCCAGCGGCGATGCGTCGCTCACCACGCTCGTCGCGCAGCTCACCAGCGGCCTGGCACCGGCGCATCGCTTGGACCGCCCGGTGAGTGGCGTGGTGCTCTTCGCGCGGACGCCGGAAATGTCAGCGAAGCTCAGCGCGCTGTTCCGTGCGCGCGCCATCGGCAAGATCTACTGGGCCGTCGTGGAGGGAAAGGTGGAAGGCGAACACCGCTTGGAGCATGCACTGCAACGCGACGGCCGGGCACGCAAGTCCCGCCTGGAGACCGGGACGCCTGCGGGAGCGCGCAGCATGCTGCACCTGCGCACCTTGTCCGCGGGCGATCGGTACAGTCTGTTGGAGGTATCGCCCGGTGGCGGGGCCTTTCACCAGATCCGCGCGCAACTTGCGGCCTGGGGCCACCCCATCAAGGGCGATGTGAAGTATGGCGCGCGGCGGGGCGAGCGTGGCAGGGATGCCGCGGCCCGCAGCATCGCTTTGCATGCGCGTTCGGTCACGTTCGACCACCCCGCCACCGGCGAAAGCATGACCGTGACCGCACCAGCGCCCGAGGGCCGGATCTGGCAGGTGCTGCTGGAACTGGCGGGGATCGCGGGCCATTGA